From Panthera uncia isolate 11264 chromosome X, Puncia_PCG_1.0, whole genome shotgun sequence, the proteins below share one genomic window:
- the TCEAL1 gene encoding transcription elongation factor A protein-like 1: MEKSCKENEEQPESAPKTDDERPPVEHSPVKQSPEEPSSEEQSEEEEFFPEELLPELLPEMLVAEERPPPERLSRRDLFEERPPMEQPPCGVGKHKLEEGSFKERLARSRPQFRGDIHGRNLSNEEMIKVAEEMEEMKRVRNKLMVMHWKARRNRPYPI, encoded by the coding sequence ATGGAAAAATcctgcaaagaaaatgaagaacagcCAGAGAGCGCGCCCAAGACGGATGACGAACGGCCTCCTGTGGAACACTCTCCCGTAAAGCAGTCTCCGGAAGAACCGTCTTCCGAAGAGCAGTCGGAGGAGGAGGAGTTCTTTCCTGAGGAGCTCCTTCCTGAGCTCCTTCCCGAGATGCTCGTGGCCGAGGAGCGCCCTCCTCCGGAGCGCCTTTCTAGAAGGGACCTTTTTGAAGAGCGCCCTCCCATGGAACAGCCTCCTTGTGGAGTGGGAAAACATAAGCTGGAAGAAGGAAGCTTCAAAGAGAGGCTGGCTCGCTCTCGCCCGCAATTTAGAGGGGACATACACGGCCGAAATTTGAGCAACGAGGAGATGATAAAGGTGGCAGAGgagatggaagaaatgaaaagagtaCGAAACAAATTAATGGTCATGCATTGGAAGGCGAGACGGAACCGTCCTTATCCTATTTAA